A stretch of the Macaca mulatta isolate MMU2019108-1 chromosome 16, T2T-MMU8v2.0, whole genome shotgun sequence genome encodes the following:
- the CAMTA2 gene encoding calmodulin-binding transcription activator 2 isoform X4, with protein MNTKDTTEVAENSHHLKIFLPKKLLECLPRCPLLPPERLRWNTNEEIASYLITFEKHDEWLSCAPKTRPQNGSIILYNRKKVKYRKDGYLWKKRKDGKTTREDHMKLKVQGMECLYGCYVHSSIVPTFHRRCYWLLQNPDIVLVHYLNVPALEDCGKGCSPIFCSISSDRREWLKWSREELLGQLKPMFHGIKWSCGNGTEEFSVEQLVQQILDTHPTKPAPRTHACLCSGGLGSGSLTHKCSSTKHRIISPKVEPRALTLTSVPHTHPPEPPPLITPLPPELPKAHTSPSSSSSSSSSGFAEPLEIRPSPPTSRGGSSRGGTAILLLTGLEQRAGGLTPTRHLAPQADPRPSMSLAVVVGTEPSAPPAPPSPAFDPDRFLNSPQRGQTYGGGQGVSPDFPEAEAAHTPCSALEPAAALEPQAAARGPPPQSGAGGRRGNCFFIQDDDSGEELKGQGAAPPIPSPPPSPPPSPAPLEPSSRVGRGEALFGGPVGASELEPFSLSSFPDLMGELISEEAASIPAPTPQLSPALSTITDFSPEWSYPEGGVKVLITGPWTEAAEHYSCVFDHIAVPASLVQPGVLRCYCPAHEVGLVSLQVAGREGPLSASVLFEYRARRFLSLPSTQLDWLSLDDNQFRMSILERLEQMEKRMAEIAAAGQAPCRGPDAPPVQDEGQGPGFEARVVVLVESMIPRSTWKGPERLAHGSPFRGMSLLHLAAAQGYARLIETLSQWRSVETGSLDLEQEVDPLNVDHFSCTPLVRMTIPDLHLLSCPLPQMWACALGHLEAAVLLFRWNRQALSIPDSLGRLPLSVAHSRGHVRLARCLEELQRQEASVEPPLALSPPSSSPDTGLSSVSSPSELSDGTFSVTSAYSSAPDGSPPPAPLPASEMTMEDMAPGQLSSGVPEAPLLLMDYEATNSKGPVSSPPALPPASDDGAAPEDADSPQAVDVIPVDMISLAKQIIEATPERIKREDFVGLPEAGASMRERTGAVGLSETMSWLASYLENVDHFPSSTPPSELPFERGRLAVPPAPSWAEFLSASTSGKMESDFALLTLSDHEQRELYEAARVIQTAFRKYKGRRLKEQQEVAAAVIQRCYRKYKQLTWIALKFALYKKMTQAAILIQSKFRSYYEQKRFQQSRRAAVLIQQHYRSYRRRPGPPHRPSATLPARNKGSFLTKKQDQAARKIMRFLRRCRHRMRELKQNQELEGLPQPGLAT; from the exons ATGAATACCAAGGACACCACCGAGGTTGCCG AAAACAGCCACCACCTGAAGATCTTTCTCCCCAAGAAGCTGCTGGAGTGTCTTCCTCGCTGCCCGCTGCTGCCTCCAGAGAGGCTACGGTGGAATACAAATGAG GAGATTGCATCCTACCTGATCACCTTTGAGAAGCATGATGAGTGGCTGTCTTGTGCCCCAAAGACAAG GCCTCAGAATGGCTCCATCATCCTCTACAATCGCAAGAAGGTGAAATATCGGAAGGACGGTTACCTCTGGAAGAAGCGGAAGGATGGGAAGACCACCCGAGAGGACCACATGAAGCTGAAGGTCCAGGGCATGGAG TGTCTCTATGGCTGCTACGTTCACTCTTCCATCGTCCCCACATTCCATCGGCGCTGCTACTGGCTGCTCCAG AACCCTGACATCGTCCTTGTGCACTACCTGAACGTCCCAGCCCTGGAGGACTGTGGAAAGGGCTGCAGCCCCATCTTTTGTTCCATCAGCAGCGACCGTCGAGAGTGGCTGAAGTGGTCCCGGGAGGAGTTGTTGGGACAGCTGAAGCCCATGT TTCATGGCATCAAGTGGAGCTGTGGGAATGGAACAGAGGAGTTCTCTGTAGAACAGCTGGTGCAGCAGATTTTAGACACCCACCCAACCAAGCCTGCGCCCCGAACCCACGCCTGCCTCTGCAGTGGGGGACTTG GTTCTGGGAGCCTTACCCACAAATGCAGCAGCACGAAACACCGCATCATCTCTCCCAAAGTGGAGCCCCGAGCTTTAACCCTGACCTCTGTCCCCCACACTCACCCCCCAGAGCCTCCTCCGCTGATAACCCCACTTCCCCCAGAGCTCCCTAAGGCACACACCTCcccatcttcttcctcttcttcctcctcatcgGGATTTGCAGAGCCCCTGGAAATCAGACCTAGCCCACCCACTTCTCGAGGGGGTTCTTCAAGAGGAGGCACGGCTATCCTCCTCCTGACAGGACTGGAGCAGCGGGCTGGGGGCCTGACGCCCACCAGGCACTTGGCTCCCCAGGCTGATCCTAGGCCTTCCATGAGTCTGGCGGTGGTTGTAGGCACTGAGCCTTCTGCCCCACCGGCTCCTCCCAGTCCTGCCTTTGACCCTGATCGTTTTCTCAACAGCCCCCAGAGGGGCCAGACATATGGAGGGGGGCAGGGAGTAAGCCCAGACTTCCCCGAGGCAGAGGCCGCTCATACCCCCTGTTCTGCCCTAGAGCCTGCTGCTGCCCTGGAGCCCCAGGCAGCTGCTCGGGGTCCCCCACCACAGTCGGGAGCAGGTGGGAGAAGAGGAAACTGCTTCTTCATCCAAGATGATGACAGTGGGGAGGAGCTCAAGGGTCAGGGGGCTGCCCCACCCATACCTTCAccccctccctcacccccaccctcaccTGCCCCCTTGGAGCCATCAAGCAGGGTAGGAAGAGGAGAGGCCTTGTTTGGAGGACCTGTTGGGGCCAGCGAACTGGAGCCCTTCAGTCTTTCATCATTCCCAGACCTTATGGGAGAACTCATCAGTGAGGAAGCTGCAAGCATCCCTGCTCCAACCCCCCAGCTCTCTCCTGCTCTTAGCACCATCACAGACTTCTCCCCAGAGTGGTCCTACCCAGAG GGTGGGGTCAAGGTGCTCATCACAGGTCCTTGGACCGAGGCCGCCGAGCATTACTCCTGTGTGTTTGATCACATCGCAGTACCAGCCTCACTTGTCCAGCCTGGTGTCTTACGCTGCTACTGTCCCG CCCACGAGGTAGGGCTGGTGTCTTTGCAGGTGGCAGGGCGGGAGGGGCCCCTTTCTGCTTCTGTGCTCTTTGAGTATCGAGCTCGCCGATTCCTGTCTCTGCCTAGTACTCAACTTGACTGGCTGTCACTGGACG ACAACCAGTTCCGGATGTCCATACTAGAGCGACTGGAGCAGATGGAGAAGCGGATGGCAGAGATCGCAGCAGCTGGGCAGGCGCCTTGCCGGGGTCCTGACGCTCCTCCAGTTCAG GATGAAGGCCAGGGGCCTGGGTTCGAGGCACGGGTAGTGGTCTTGGTAGAAAGCATGATCCCACGCTCCACCTGGAAGGGTCCTGAACGTCTGGCCCACGGAAGCCCCTTCCGGGGCATGAGCCTTCTGCACCTGGCTGCTGCCCAGGGCTATGCCCGCCTCATCGAGACCCTGAGCCAGTGGCG GAGTGTGGAGACTGGAAGCTTGGACTTAGAGCAAGAGGTTGACCCGCTCAACGTGGATCATTTCTCTTGCACCCCTCTGGTGAGGATGACAATTCCTGA cctccacctcctgtccTGCCCCCTTCCTCAGATGTGGGCTTGTGCCTTGGGACACCTGGAAGCTGCTGTGCTCCTTTTCCGTTGGAACCGACAGGCACTGAGCATTCCCGACTCTCTGGGCCGTCTGCCATTGTCTGTGGCTCATTCCCGGGGTCATGTGCGCCTTGCCCGCTGCCTTGAGGAACTACAGAGACAAGAGGCTTCGGTGGAGCCCCCACTTGCCCTATCACCACCCTCCTCCAGCCCAGACACTG GTCTGAGCAGTGTCTCCTCACCCTCGGAGCTGTCGGATGGCACCTTCTCTGTCACATCAGCCTATTCTAGTGCCCCAGATGGCAGTCCCCCACCTGCACCTCTGCCAGCCTCTGAGATGACTATGGAGGATATGGCCCCAGGCCAGCTTTCCTCTGGTGTCCCAGAGGCCCCCCTACTCCTCATGGACTATGAGGCTACCAACTCCAAGGGGCCCGTGTCCTCCCCTCCCGCCCTCCCACCAGCCTCAGATGATGGGGCCGCTCCAGAGGACGCCGACAGCCCACAGGCTGTGGATGTGATCCCG GTGGACATGATCTCACTGGCCAAGCAGATCATCGAAGCCACACCAGAGCGGATTAAACGAGAGGACTTTGTGGGGCTGCCTGAGGCTGGAGCCTCAATGCGGGAGCGGACAGGGGCTGTGGGACTCAGTGAGACCATGTCCTGGCTGGCCAGCTACCTGGAGAATGTGGACCATTTCCCCAGCTCAACCCCTCCCAG CGAACTGCCCTTTGAGCGAGGTCGCCTGGCTGTCCCTCCAGCACCCTCCTGGGCAGAGTTTCTCTCTGCATCTACCAGTGGCAAGATGGAAAGTGATTTTGCCCTGCTGACATTATCCGATCATGAGCAGCGGGAACTGTATGAGGCGGCCCGAGTCATCCAGACGGCCTTCCGAAAGTACAAG GGCCGGCGGCTGAAGGAGCAGCAGGAGGTAGCAGCAGCTGTAATCCAGCGCTGTTACCGGAAGTACAAGCAG CTGACCTGGATTGCACTTAAG tTTGCACTCTATAAGAAGATGACCCAGGCGGCCATCCTGATCCAGAGCAAGTTCCGAAGCTACTATGAACAGAAGCGATTTCAGCAGAGCCGCCGAGCGGCTGTGCTCATCCAGCAGCACTACCGCTCCTACCGCCGCAGGCCCGGCCCTCCCCACCGGCCTTCGGCCACCCTGCCTGCCCGCAACAA AGGCTCCTTTCTCACCAAGAAGCAGGACCAGGCAGCCCGGAAGATCATGAGATTCCTGCGGCGCTGCCGACACAG GATGAGGGAACTGAAGCAGAACCAGGAGCTGGAAGGGCTTCCCCAGCCGGGACTGGCCACCTGA
- the CAMTA2 gene encoding calmodulin-binding transcription activator 2 isoform X22: MKLKVQGMECLYGCYVHSSIVPTFHRRCYWLLQNPDIVLVHYLNVPALEDCGKGCSPIFCSISSDRREWLKWSREELLGQLKPMFHGIKWSCGNGTEEFSVEQLVQQILDTHPTKPAPRTHACLCSGGLGSGSLTHKCSSTKHRIISPKVEPRALTLTSVPHTHPPEPPPLITPLPPELPKAHTSPSSSSSSSSSGFAEPLEIRPSPPTSRGGSSRGGTAILLLTGLEQRAGGLTPTRHLAPQADPRPSMSLAVVVGTEPSAPPAPPSPAFDPDRFLNSPQRGQTYGGGQGVSPDFPEAEAAHTPCSALEPAAALEPQAAARGPPPQSGAGGRRGNCFFIQDDDSGEELKGQGAAPPIPSPPPSPPPSPAPLEPSSRVGRGEALFGGPVGASELEPFSLSSFPDLMGELISEEAASIPAPTPQLSPALSTITDFSPEWSYPEGGVKVLITGPWTEAAEHYSCVFDHIAVPASLVQPGVLRCYCPAHEVGLVSLQVAGREGPLSASVLFEYRARRFLSLPSTQLDWLSLDDNQFRMSILERLEQMEKRMAEIAAAGQAPCRGPDAPPVQDEGQGPGFEARVVVLVESMIPRSTWKGPERLAHGSPFRGMSLLHLAAAQGYARLIETLSQWRSVETGSLDLEQEVDPLNVDHFSCTPLMWACALGHLEAAVLLFRWNRQALSIPDSLGRLPLSVAHSRGHVRLARCLEELQRQEASVEPPLALSPPSSSPDTGLSSVSSPSELSDGTFSVTSAYSSAPDGSPPPAPLPASEMTMEDMAPGQLSSGVPEAPLLLMDYEATNSKGPVSSPPALPPASDDGAAPEDADSPQAVDVIPVDMISLAKQIIEATPERIKREDFVGLPEAGASMRERTGAVGLSETMSWLASYLENVDHFPSSTPPSELPFERGRLAVPPAPSWAEFLSASTSGKMESDFALLTLSDHEQRELYEAARVIQTAFRKYKGRRLKEQQEVAAAVIQRCYRKYKQFALYKKMTQAAILIQSKFRSYYEQKRFQQSRRAAVLIQQHYRSYRRRPGPPHRPSATLPARNKGSFLTKKQDQAARKIMRFLRRCRHRMRELKQNQELEGLPQPGLAT; encoded by the exons ATGAAGCTGAAGGTCCAGGGCATGGAG TGTCTCTATGGCTGCTACGTTCACTCTTCCATCGTCCCCACATTCCATCGGCGCTGCTACTGGCTGCTCCAG AACCCTGACATCGTCCTTGTGCACTACCTGAACGTCCCAGCCCTGGAGGACTGTGGAAAGGGCTGCAGCCCCATCTTTTGTTCCATCAGCAGCGACCGTCGAGAGTGGCTGAAGTGGTCCCGGGAGGAGTTGTTGGGACAGCTGAAGCCCATGT TTCATGGCATCAAGTGGAGCTGTGGGAATGGAACAGAGGAGTTCTCTGTAGAACAGCTGGTGCAGCAGATTTTAGACACCCACCCAACCAAGCCTGCGCCCCGAACCCACGCCTGCCTCTGCAGTGGGGGACTTG GTTCTGGGAGCCTTACCCACAAATGCAGCAGCACGAAACACCGCATCATCTCTCCCAAAGTGGAGCCCCGAGCTTTAACCCTGACCTCTGTCCCCCACACTCACCCCCCAGAGCCTCCTCCGCTGATAACCCCACTTCCCCCAGAGCTCCCTAAGGCACACACCTCcccatcttcttcctcttcttcctcctcatcgGGATTTGCAGAGCCCCTGGAAATCAGACCTAGCCCACCCACTTCTCGAGGGGGTTCTTCAAGAGGAGGCACGGCTATCCTCCTCCTGACAGGACTGGAGCAGCGGGCTGGGGGCCTGACGCCCACCAGGCACTTGGCTCCCCAGGCTGATCCTAGGCCTTCCATGAGTCTGGCGGTGGTTGTAGGCACTGAGCCTTCTGCCCCACCGGCTCCTCCCAGTCCTGCCTTTGACCCTGATCGTTTTCTCAACAGCCCCCAGAGGGGCCAGACATATGGAGGGGGGCAGGGAGTAAGCCCAGACTTCCCCGAGGCAGAGGCCGCTCATACCCCCTGTTCTGCCCTAGAGCCTGCTGCTGCCCTGGAGCCCCAGGCAGCTGCTCGGGGTCCCCCACCACAGTCGGGAGCAGGTGGGAGAAGAGGAAACTGCTTCTTCATCCAAGATGATGACAGTGGGGAGGAGCTCAAGGGTCAGGGGGCTGCCCCACCCATACCTTCAccccctccctcacccccaccctcaccTGCCCCCTTGGAGCCATCAAGCAGGGTAGGAAGAGGAGAGGCCTTGTTTGGAGGACCTGTTGGGGCCAGCGAACTGGAGCCCTTCAGTCTTTCATCATTCCCAGACCTTATGGGAGAACTCATCAGTGAGGAAGCTGCAAGCATCCCTGCTCCAACCCCCCAGCTCTCTCCTGCTCTTAGCACCATCACAGACTTCTCCCCAGAGTGGTCCTACCCAGAG GGTGGGGTCAAGGTGCTCATCACAGGTCCTTGGACCGAGGCCGCCGAGCATTACTCCTGTGTGTTTGATCACATCGCAGTACCAGCCTCACTTGTCCAGCCTGGTGTCTTACGCTGCTACTGTCCCG CCCACGAGGTAGGGCTGGTGTCTTTGCAGGTGGCAGGGCGGGAGGGGCCCCTTTCTGCTTCTGTGCTCTTTGAGTATCGAGCTCGCCGATTCCTGTCTCTGCCTAGTACTCAACTTGACTGGCTGTCACTGGACG ACAACCAGTTCCGGATGTCCATACTAGAGCGACTGGAGCAGATGGAGAAGCGGATGGCAGAGATCGCAGCAGCTGGGCAGGCGCCTTGCCGGGGTCCTGACGCTCCTCCAGTTCAG GATGAAGGCCAGGGGCCTGGGTTCGAGGCACGGGTAGTGGTCTTGGTAGAAAGCATGATCCCACGCTCCACCTGGAAGGGTCCTGAACGTCTGGCCCACGGAAGCCCCTTCCGGGGCATGAGCCTTCTGCACCTGGCTGCTGCCCAGGGCTATGCCCGCCTCATCGAGACCCTGAGCCAGTGGCG GAGTGTGGAGACTGGAAGCTTGGACTTAGAGCAAGAGGTTGACCCGCTCAACGTGGATCATTTCTCTTGCACCCCTCTG ATGTGGGCTTGTGCCTTGGGACACCTGGAAGCTGCTGTGCTCCTTTTCCGTTGGAACCGACAGGCACTGAGCATTCCCGACTCTCTGGGCCGTCTGCCATTGTCTGTGGCTCATTCCCGGGGTCATGTGCGCCTTGCCCGCTGCCTTGAGGAACTACAGAGACAAGAGGCTTCGGTGGAGCCCCCACTTGCCCTATCACCACCCTCCTCCAGCCCAGACACTG GTCTGAGCAGTGTCTCCTCACCCTCGGAGCTGTCGGATGGCACCTTCTCTGTCACATCAGCCTATTCTAGTGCCCCAGATGGCAGTCCCCCACCTGCACCTCTGCCAGCCTCTGAGATGACTATGGAGGATATGGCCCCAGGCCAGCTTTCCTCTGGTGTCCCAGAGGCCCCCCTACTCCTCATGGACTATGAGGCTACCAACTCCAAGGGGCCCGTGTCCTCCCCTCCCGCCCTCCCACCAGCCTCAGATGATGGGGCCGCTCCAGAGGACGCCGACAGCCCACAGGCTGTGGATGTGATCCCG GTGGACATGATCTCACTGGCCAAGCAGATCATCGAAGCCACACCAGAGCGGATTAAACGAGAGGACTTTGTGGGGCTGCCTGAGGCTGGAGCCTCAATGCGGGAGCGGACAGGGGCTGTGGGACTCAGTGAGACCATGTCCTGGCTGGCCAGCTACCTGGAGAATGTGGACCATTTCCCCAGCTCAACCCCTCCCAG CGAACTGCCCTTTGAGCGAGGTCGCCTGGCTGTCCCTCCAGCACCCTCCTGGGCAGAGTTTCTCTCTGCATCTACCAGTGGCAAGATGGAAAGTGATTTTGCCCTGCTGACATTATCCGATCATGAGCAGCGGGAACTGTATGAGGCGGCCCGAGTCATCCAGACGGCCTTCCGAAAGTACAAG GGCCGGCGGCTGAAGGAGCAGCAGGAGGTAGCAGCAGCTGTAATCCAGCGCTGTTACCGGAAGTACAAGCAG tTTGCACTCTATAAGAAGATGACCCAGGCGGCCATCCTGATCCAGAGCAAGTTCCGAAGCTACTATGAACAGAAGCGATTTCAGCAGAGCCGCCGAGCGGCTGTGCTCATCCAGCAGCACTACCGCTCCTACCGCCGCAGGCCCGGCCCTCCCCACCGGCCTTCGGCCACCCTGCCTGCCCGCAACAA AGGCTCCTTTCTCACCAAGAAGCAGGACCAGGCAGCCCGGAAGATCATGAGATTCCTGCGGCGCTGCCGACACAG GATGAGGGAACTGAAGCAGAACCAGGAGCTGGAAGGGCTTCCCCAGCCGGGACTGGCCACCTGA
- the CAMTA2 gene encoding calmodulin-binding transcription activator 2 isoform X26 — protein MFHGIKWSCGNGTEEFSVEQLVQQILDTHPTKPAPRTHACLCSGGLGSGSLTHKCSSTKHRIISPKVEPRALTLTSVPHTHPPEPPPLITPLPPELPKAHTSPSSSSSSSSSGFAEPLEIRPSPPTSRGGSSRGGTAILLLTGLEQRAGGLTPTRHLAPQADPRPSMSLAVVVGTEPSAPPAPPSPAFDPDRFLNSPQRGQTYGGGQGVSPDFPEAEAAHTPCSALEPAAALEPQAAARGPPPQSGAGGRRGNCFFIQDDDSGEELKGQGAAPPIPSPPPSPPPSPAPLEPSSRVGRGEALFGGPVGASELEPFSLSSFPDLMGELISEEAASIPAPTPQLSPALSTITDFSPEWSYPEGGVKVLITGPWTEAAEHYSCVFDHIAVPASLVQPGVLRCYCPAHEVGLVSLQVAGREGPLSASVLFEYRARRFLSLPSTQLDWLSLDDNQFRMSILERLEQMEKRMAEIAAAGQAPCRGPDAPPVQDEGQGPGFEARVVVLVESMIPRSTWKGPERLAHGSPFRGMSLLHLAAAQGYARLIETLSQWRSVETGSLDLEQEVDPLNVDHFSCTPLMWACALGHLEAAVLLFRWNRQALSIPDSLGRLPLSVAHSRGHVRLARCLEELQRQEASVEPPLALSPPSSSPDTGLSSVSSPSELSDGTFSVTSAYSSAPDGSPPPAPLPASEMTMEDMAPGQLSSGVPEAPLLLMDYEATNSKGPVSSPPALPPASDDGAAPEDADSPQAVDVIPVDMISLAKQIIEATPERIKREDFVGLPEAGASMRERTGAVGLSETMSWLASYLENVDHFPSSTPPSELPFERGRLAVPPAPSWAEFLSASTSGKMESDFALLTLSDHEQRELYEAARVIQTAFRKYKGRRLKEQQEVAAAVIQRCYRKYKQFALYKKMTQAAILIQSKFRSYYEQKRFQQSRRAAVLIQQHYRSYRRRPGPPHRPSATLPARNKGSFLTKKQDQAARKIMRFLRRCRHRMRELKQNQELEGLPQPGLAT, from the exons ATGT TTCATGGCATCAAGTGGAGCTGTGGGAATGGAACAGAGGAGTTCTCTGTAGAACAGCTGGTGCAGCAGATTTTAGACACCCACCCAACCAAGCCTGCGCCCCGAACCCACGCCTGCCTCTGCAGTGGGGGACTTG GTTCTGGGAGCCTTACCCACAAATGCAGCAGCACGAAACACCGCATCATCTCTCCCAAAGTGGAGCCCCGAGCTTTAACCCTGACCTCTGTCCCCCACACTCACCCCCCAGAGCCTCCTCCGCTGATAACCCCACTTCCCCCAGAGCTCCCTAAGGCACACACCTCcccatcttcttcctcttcttcctcctcatcgGGATTTGCAGAGCCCCTGGAAATCAGACCTAGCCCACCCACTTCTCGAGGGGGTTCTTCAAGAGGAGGCACGGCTATCCTCCTCCTGACAGGACTGGAGCAGCGGGCTGGGGGCCTGACGCCCACCAGGCACTTGGCTCCCCAGGCTGATCCTAGGCCTTCCATGAGTCTGGCGGTGGTTGTAGGCACTGAGCCTTCTGCCCCACCGGCTCCTCCCAGTCCTGCCTTTGACCCTGATCGTTTTCTCAACAGCCCCCAGAGGGGCCAGACATATGGAGGGGGGCAGGGAGTAAGCCCAGACTTCCCCGAGGCAGAGGCCGCTCATACCCCCTGTTCTGCCCTAGAGCCTGCTGCTGCCCTGGAGCCCCAGGCAGCTGCTCGGGGTCCCCCACCACAGTCGGGAGCAGGTGGGAGAAGAGGAAACTGCTTCTTCATCCAAGATGATGACAGTGGGGAGGAGCTCAAGGGTCAGGGGGCTGCCCCACCCATACCTTCAccccctccctcacccccaccctcaccTGCCCCCTTGGAGCCATCAAGCAGGGTAGGAAGAGGAGAGGCCTTGTTTGGAGGACCTGTTGGGGCCAGCGAACTGGAGCCCTTCAGTCTTTCATCATTCCCAGACCTTATGGGAGAACTCATCAGTGAGGAAGCTGCAAGCATCCCTGCTCCAACCCCCCAGCTCTCTCCTGCTCTTAGCACCATCACAGACTTCTCCCCAGAGTGGTCCTACCCAGAG GGTGGGGTCAAGGTGCTCATCACAGGTCCTTGGACCGAGGCCGCCGAGCATTACTCCTGTGTGTTTGATCACATCGCAGTACCAGCCTCACTTGTCCAGCCTGGTGTCTTACGCTGCTACTGTCCCG CCCACGAGGTAGGGCTGGTGTCTTTGCAGGTGGCAGGGCGGGAGGGGCCCCTTTCTGCTTCTGTGCTCTTTGAGTATCGAGCTCGCCGATTCCTGTCTCTGCCTAGTACTCAACTTGACTGGCTGTCACTGGACG ACAACCAGTTCCGGATGTCCATACTAGAGCGACTGGAGCAGATGGAGAAGCGGATGGCAGAGATCGCAGCAGCTGGGCAGGCGCCTTGCCGGGGTCCTGACGCTCCTCCAGTTCAG GATGAAGGCCAGGGGCCTGGGTTCGAGGCACGGGTAGTGGTCTTGGTAGAAAGCATGATCCCACGCTCCACCTGGAAGGGTCCTGAACGTCTGGCCCACGGAAGCCCCTTCCGGGGCATGAGCCTTCTGCACCTGGCTGCTGCCCAGGGCTATGCCCGCCTCATCGAGACCCTGAGCCAGTGGCG GAGTGTGGAGACTGGAAGCTTGGACTTAGAGCAAGAGGTTGACCCGCTCAACGTGGATCATTTCTCTTGCACCCCTCTG ATGTGGGCTTGTGCCTTGGGACACCTGGAAGCTGCTGTGCTCCTTTTCCGTTGGAACCGACAGGCACTGAGCATTCCCGACTCTCTGGGCCGTCTGCCATTGTCTGTGGCTCATTCCCGGGGTCATGTGCGCCTTGCCCGCTGCCTTGAGGAACTACAGAGACAAGAGGCTTCGGTGGAGCCCCCACTTGCCCTATCACCACCCTCCTCCAGCCCAGACACTG GTCTGAGCAGTGTCTCCTCACCCTCGGAGCTGTCGGATGGCACCTTCTCTGTCACATCAGCCTATTCTAGTGCCCCAGATGGCAGTCCCCCACCTGCACCTCTGCCAGCCTCTGAGATGACTATGGAGGATATGGCCCCAGGCCAGCTTTCCTCTGGTGTCCCAGAGGCCCCCCTACTCCTCATGGACTATGAGGCTACCAACTCCAAGGGGCCCGTGTCCTCCCCTCCCGCCCTCCCACCAGCCTCAGATGATGGGGCCGCTCCAGAGGACGCCGACAGCCCACAGGCTGTGGATGTGATCCCG GTGGACATGATCTCACTGGCCAAGCAGATCATCGAAGCCACACCAGAGCGGATTAAACGAGAGGACTTTGTGGGGCTGCCTGAGGCTGGAGCCTCAATGCGGGAGCGGACAGGGGCTGTGGGACTCAGTGAGACCATGTCCTGGCTGGCCAGCTACCTGGAGAATGTGGACCATTTCCCCAGCTCAACCCCTCCCAG CGAACTGCCCTTTGAGCGAGGTCGCCTGGCTGTCCCTCCAGCACCCTCCTGGGCAGAGTTTCTCTCTGCATCTACCAGTGGCAAGATGGAAAGTGATTTTGCCCTGCTGACATTATCCGATCATGAGCAGCGGGAACTGTATGAGGCGGCCCGAGTCATCCAGACGGCCTTCCGAAAGTACAAG GGCCGGCGGCTGAAGGAGCAGCAGGAGGTAGCAGCAGCTGTAATCCAGCGCTGTTACCGGAAGTACAAGCAG tTTGCACTCTATAAGAAGATGACCCAGGCGGCCATCCTGATCCAGAGCAAGTTCCGAAGCTACTATGAACAGAAGCGATTTCAGCAGAGCCGCCGAGCGGCTGTGCTCATCCAGCAGCACTACCGCTCCTACCGCCGCAGGCCCGGCCCTCCCCACCGGCCTTCGGCCACCCTGCCTGCCCGCAACAA AGGCTCCTTTCTCACCAAGAAGCAGGACCAGGCAGCCCGGAAGATCATGAGATTCCTGCGGCGCTGCCGACACAG GATGAGGGAACTGAAGCAGAACCAGGAGCTGGAAGGGCTTCCCCAGCCGGGACTGGCCACCTGA